From the Lolium rigidum isolate FL_2022 chromosome 2, APGP_CSIRO_Lrig_0.1, whole genome shotgun sequence genome, one window contains:
- the LOC124687824 gene encoding BTB/POZ and TAZ domain-containing protein 1-like: MTSSVDFESLRPSPADVRVVTSDGSTIAAHSSVLASASPVLEQMIEVSARIRILGASPDAVAAFLRFLYSPREATSGEWGEAAMAAHGAPLLALAHAHRVPWLKRRAEEDVAAPLTAERAVDALKLARLCDAPRLYLECVRLAGKDLAAVELSEGWRFAGRHDAALQVDLLRLLHDADQRKKRWERERASQDVYRQLSDAMASLDRAFTEASPCDDDSSGACTARQGIVQLVRHLAGCGNKGGGGGGCPHCKRIFQLLRLHSSVCDRAEPCRVPLCSNLKTKMQAEKVDKTWRLLVKKVARAGVMATLDNRQVPEIVKRSWAKYSSGGSRSRAARFR, encoded by the exons ATGACGTCGAGCGTGGATTTCGAATCgctccggccgtcgccggccGACGTGCGGGTCGTCACGTCCGACGGGAGCACCATCGCGGCGCATTCATCCGTTCTT GCGTCGGCATCGCCTGTGCTGGAGCAGATGATCGAGGTGTCGGCGCGCATCCGCATCCTCGGCGCCTCacccgacgccgtcgccgccttcctccgcttcCTGTACTCCCCGAGGGAGGCGACGTCCGGGGAGTGGGGGGAGGCTGCGATggcggcgcacggagcgccgCTGCTGGCGCTTGCGCACGCGCACCGGGTGCCGTGGCTGAAACGTCGTGCGGAGgaggatgtggcggcgcccctgacaGCGGAGCGCGCCGTGGACGCGCTGAAGCTGGCCCGGCTCTGCGACGCGCCGCGGCTGTACCTGGAGTGCGTGCGTCTCGCCGGCAAGGACCTGGCCGCCGTCGAGCTGTCCGAGGGCTGGCGCTTCGCGGGCCGGCACGACGCCGCGCTCCAGGTTGACCTACTCCGCCTCCTCCACGACGCCGACCAG AGGAAGAAGCGATGGGAGCGAGAGCGGGCGTCGCAGGACGTCTACCGGCAGCTCAGCGACGCTATGGCCTCCCTAGATCGCGCCTTCACCGAGGCGTCCCCGtgcgacgacgacagcagcggagCCTGCACCGCGCGGCAGGGCATCGTGCAGCTGGTGAGGCACTTGGCCGGGTGCGGAaacaagggcggcggcggcggcggctgcccgCACTGCAAGCGCATCTTCCAGCTCCTCCGGCTCCACTCCTCCGTCTGCGACCGAGCTGAGCCTTGCAGAGTCCCCTTGTGCAG CAATCTCAAGACGAAGATGCAGGCAGAGAAAGTGGACAAGACGTGGAGGCTCCTCGTGAAGAAGGTGGCCAGGGCCGGAGTCATGGCTACCCTAGACAACAGGCAGGTGCCGGAGATCGTGAAGAGGTCGTGGGCAAAATACAGCAGCGGCGGCAGCAGGAGTAGAGCAGCCAGATTCAGATAG